ATCTCAAATGATACCACCTGTAAAAGGCTGCAGTCAGGCCGGGCTCCTGGGTGATTTAAGAAACTCAGTTTGAATCTGCTGACGGGTGACAAATAAAAGGAAAATCCTCAATAAATGAGAAACTCAACAAATGCAGATACTTACAGGTCACCTACAGGTCACTGAATCATCcgagctactttttaaatctcctgtggTGGGTCATATTTAAACATGTTGTCAAAACTTCACACCTGTGTTGTCCATGACCGTGTCCTGCAGGCTGTCCcgtttatacagacattgtgTCAGTGCTGTTGCTACCTCTGTTGCTGcattaaaggcgagacaactctcaCCCCCCATTCTGTGAacgtaccttttatacagaatgaCGAGGTGGCATAACTGTATGAAATTCCGGTTTGGGCTCCGTTGTTTGGAGCATTTCGTCCCCAAAGAGAAAGGTTGGGAAACCAAAAAGTTGGTTGTTAGCTGGAACTTTAATTATAAGCTTCAACGTTATTAGTTCACAGGCTTAATAACGTTAGCGTGGCGTATTTGTGGGTGAgtcttgtgagttataatggagctcAATTTTGTACTTCTGTtaagttatttttaatgttttcaccattaagctgtgttttaagtgttatttaaatgaaacagaCTTTACTGTTCTTTATAGAAACCCCACCATCAACTAGCGTTTTGGAGGTGAGATTGCTgagcgacacagacacacaactgcacaagtataaacgcACACTTTAGCGTAGCCTCGTGCGTAGGCTACAGCGTGGGCTCTGTGTAGAGCTTACGGCCAACTGGAAACCAGCTTTTAGAGGGATGGTGCTCAGAGTTCAAAGACTTGGAGAAACCTCAACAAGGAGCTCTAAAGtggtattttcttttgtttgtcacTCGTCTACAGGTTGGTGCATATTAGTTGCATTTGCACTTTGCTGTCTGGCTCTCTGCTCGCTGTTTAATCAGCTCGAGATGCATTAATTAATTATAAAGAGGGCTGCAATGACGATTGTCGAGGCAGCACATTTTTACCTGCTTCAGGAGTACTACTAATAGCATACCATGCACTGTGATGCTGCTGGTGAAatgtatacagtgtgtgtatgtgtgtgtgtgtgtgtgtgtgtgtgtgtcaggagtGAAATAAATTCCTAATCCTGCTGGACGCAGCATGACAGCTAGTTCATTATTTAGTACCTGATCAGAGGAGTATTCATACTGACATGGTTTAAAGAGTCAATGTAACGTCTTCTCAGCAGCAGCGGAGCAGAACATGAGCTCCAGGACTTCTGAGAGTCAGGACAACAAAGCAGTGAGGTACGACTCCACGTGGTGTTTAAATCCTACGTTCATCAGAGGTCACGTACCaatgtgggatgagcagcattttcttctttcctcctccAGATCTGAGGTGAGCTCCAGCAGCTCATTGGAGTCTCCGGGTCAGTCGGGGAGGCAGCTGAGCGTCCACGCTCTGCTGCACTCACAGAGCCTCCAGGCCTCTGGAGAGAAGGACCAGCAGGACTGCCAGATCCTGTCCTCACAGGAGGACATGTTTGATGCTGACAAGACAGGTACATCCATGCACATGCCGGCCTGTGTGGTGTTTTAAAGGTTGCAGGTAACAGGAGAGTGTCGCTCTCAGCTCAGGGTGTCGATTCGTTCTGTTTTACAGccacacaggaagtgatttATACCAGCTGGACATTGGACTGCCGTCTTTTCCTCCCTCATGTTATCTCTTTGTGCTGCTCGCAGGTGCTGCAGTGGACAGCACAGTGTCAGAGCCGGAACAGCAGGGTCACCCCACCCCGACGCCGGCTCACACCCTGCGACTGCTGCATCTGTCTGGACAGGGAACACTGGTGCAGGAAAGTCTGTCCCAGTAAGTCACAACAGTGCTGTCATATGAAGTTCACCTCTCCACACACGAGCAGAACAGAGACAATAACCTGAAACTCTCCTTTCTTCCAGGAGCTCTGTTGACTATGTCGCCCCGACCCAGGACAACTTTAGCCACACCCCTTTAATAGTCCCCAACTCACCGACCGAGAACGAAGACGGTGACTGATTTAATCTCCTTTTATGAATCTGAACTGGGAGTCAGCCGGCGAACAGaactaaaatgtgtttgctttgtcagGTGCTGATGAACCGATGGATACTTCGCTGCCTCCAGAGGACCGAGCAGGAGAGAAAGATGAGCCGATGGAAACAGAAGCTGCCTCTAAGCCACACCCGTCCGCCTCTACACCTGTATCCCAGAATTCCCCTGGTTTTGTGTTAGAGCGAACTCTCTCTTTACCGTCCCAACCAGAGTTCTCTCATGTATGTATtacttttcttttctcatttttaatGACTCATCACTGAGTTTTAGATTAATCAGTTATTGTTGATTAAGGTGTCAGAAAACAGAGAATATTGACTCTCACAGTTTCCCagaacccaaagatattcagttagatcttctgtatgtgacattcagagcattaatatagcagcaaaccgcTGTTTGCTATGTTAAGATATGGTGGTGTCATGAAAtcatgttctgtgtgtgtgtgttggaatcTGAGCAGCTTTAAATCATGTACAAAGGAAAACTGCTGCACTTAAAGATATTCCAAAATAAGAATTTTGGAATATCTTTAATTGACGACGTCACTTTAGGCTCTGGGAAATTAAAGGAGTTATACGTTACTATTTTTGAAGATCTTTTAGGCAAGTTAAACAGTTAATTgtaaaaaataatccacaggTTAATCGATGATAAACCTTTCATTTCATGAtattctatgtgtgtgttttcttctgtttcctCAGGACATGTTTGTCCCGACGCAGAGTCAGGACGCCCCACAGCAGTCAGATAAGAAGACAGTATTGTCGCCACGTGAGACGCAGTctcagcagctggagtcagcTGCTTTCACTTTGCCTTTGCAGCTCTCTGTGAATACGCAGAGCAGCAGCCAGGTTCAGAAGGCCTCAGCACAGATTGAGGAGGACAGTCAGGCCACACAGATCGAGGAACTGGAAGAGCCGCCCGGCGTCGACACCAGCGACTCTGCGATTTCACATCAGAGGAGCGAGAGCAATGGCGTCCCTTCAGAATCACAAACTGCAACCAGCTCCAAAGCTTCCATCTCTGCTGAGTCACCAAAGCATCACAGCGAATGTGCCAGGAACGAGCCGTCCAGTCTGTCGCAGAAGTCTGATGTGCACAAAAAGACTTCTCTGAATGTAGAAAATGTGAATGTAAAAGACAGTAAGAGTGAGAGCAAAGAGGCGAGCGCCGCTGACGTGGTGTCTTGCTCTCAAACAAAGCTCGATGCCTCTGATGTGACTGTGAACAGCTGCGTGCAGGAGACCCCACCGGACACCACACCCCACAGTCTGCCCTCCCAGTCTATGATCTGTCAGACATCTCCTGTGGACGTGACGAAGACTTCTGTAGACTCGAGGAAGGAGGGAGACACTGCGAAGAGTCCGTCCATAAAATCATCTTCACAGAAGAGTGGAGTCGTTGGTAACAGTCAAAcagataaagtgaagcagagtgAAGTAgatgaggaggtggtggtgatggaggaggaggaggaggaggaggaggagggggagggggagagcACAATGGGAGGCGGGGCCTCAGCAATGGCCCTGGCCCTCTCTCAGAGCCAGGTGCAGTCTCCGGAGCccatggaggaggagagtgaagaCAGAGGGGAGGACAGCATCATTGTCGTCACAGACAGCGACAGAGACTCCCAGCTTCCTCAGAAAGATGTGACATCACAGTCAAAGACCAACAGCTCCCAGCCAATCAGGGACAAAGTGTCCGTCTCCACTAACGGCCATGAGTCCCAGACAAAGAAGTTACACACAGCTCCTGATAGGCTCTCCCAGACTGAGAAGGCGGGGCCTGAACCAGAGGGCCTCAAAGACAAGAGCCTGAGTGACAGCTCGGGAGGTAAGCTGATATACTGtacagccctttttacacagagatggtgCTACAACGGTGCTCCAAAGTCCCACCTTCATGTCACCTTTGAATTGATgcttctagtgtgacatataacatacacctttgtctttgagttagccgctaactgctagcaGCTCTTTTTAAAAATCTCCTGCAGTGGGTTGTACACACGTCATCAAAACGTTACATAGCAAATACCAAGGCCGAGGAGTGAGAGACACATCTCTGAACGATGCACTCAAGTAGATCTGATTCTAATTCTGCTTTTTTTATGACAGAAATTTCGTTTCACTTCACGCTTCCTAAAGAAGGGGAGCTGATTGGTCCTGCTGTCGGTGCCACGCCCCCTCTAATCAACCAGCTGAAGCAGACGCTGAGACACAGCACTCCCATCGGTGGGTCGGACAAACCGGAGCTGTAGAAATGTTAAGTATCGTGACGTGATCTGATGTcgagtttcttcttcttctgcagagATCACTTCCTTCTCTGAAAAGTCCGGTGTGGCGGGTGATGTCTCTGCAGACGGGGCGATGGCAGCCAGTGACATCGTGTCGGGGGAGAGCGGGGACGACACGACGGAAAAGGGAGACGGGAAGCTGAGTTTGAGGATGAAGCTGGTGACCCCTGTGGAGGAGGGCAGCTCGGAACGCTTCAGCCTGCAGAGTAAGAGCTGCTCCTCCCTCGTACTGTCACACTCGACCCTGGGCGTAGGCTTCTTCTGCGGAGTGATGCTGGGCGCACTCATCGACCTCTCAGTAATACATGTGTAATTTCTATCCCTCAGAGCCAGCACTATCAGAGGAGGATGGATCTGTTGTCAAGGTTACCACCGTTGCCAAGGCTGTAACCAGGTAACCCGGCACTCTCGCTTCATGCACAGTAGCTGAATTCTTTCAGAAGTGTGTCGCTGCCTTTCATTCAGCCTTTAGCGGATGAAACACAGTGAAGGACATTGTTCAGCCTCGACACCTCTCACACAATGGCACCGACACAGTGAGACATTTGTAGATGTGTTTGAGCGTCCTGTCAGATGATCCACAGTCAGAATTATGgagaataatttattttttagtcCAACTGAAAGTCATGTTTCGTGTCCCAGCAGCCCGTCGGTGTTCAGTCGAGTCAGGCAGgtgcacagacagcaggagacCAGGGAGGACAGTCAGGCTGGAGGCAAcaccacacctgtcaggtaaGCACGCTCACCGCTACAGTACAGGAGTACATCTATGAGTTTAATGTAGTGTTAGGCCTTCGATATTAAGCCAAACACTGGACCGGACCAGTATACCGAATTTTACAAGGTGTCCCATTTGACTTAGCAGCATGACACTGTGTCCCAGCAGAGAACTAGCGTCTGACTAATGCGTCACATCAGGTAACACgggagctctctgtccacactgaaacCATTAAATATGCACCTCTGTTGCACCACGTAAACAAACCGTGTGGCTATCAGCTTAAAAACCAGGGATGGAGGTGAAGCAAATGTTGTCCCCAGATGTACAGAAAGTAAATATCCTCCTGGTCCTGTGAGACTGAATGTAATCTATAACAGGTACCAGGGGAGAAGTCTGCCTTATGCTGACAACAGCATTGTCCCACTTCTGTTAGCTTTGCAGTGTAGTGTGTTAAAGCTGCCATGTTTAGGATTTAAATAGACTTGCATCGATTAACCATTCGTGCTCGGAATCGGGCCGGTTTTCACGTGATCGGCCGTGACCTTCGACCGgccggtcagtctaaaatatgacGATTTAAAACACCGGTCAAATTTCCACTGCGCCGCATGATTGACATCGCataacatcagcagcgcacatacgcacatgtgcaactcacggcttgggcgatgtgagaaagtgaaacatgggcagcttctcaccttaatcattcacgcacacacatcaaaagagagaaggagaaagttgttaattgtcagtgttaaactgaactgcggagctctcactgctgcactgtgccgctTGAAACTGACGAGGCGCGCGTCCTGaagacctgtgtgaattttTCACAGGAGATCACAAATCACATACTTGTTACTTTTAGTAGAACCTGCAGCTGCTCTTAAAAAGTTCGAACTGTTGCATGCAGTCTGCACACAATAGAGACAGACTGCTGTCCCTTAACGTCACACCCTGTACTTTGACCTTGTtgcttttatatctgttaccttggagatTAAACAAACGCAACTTAGTGAGTTCACCAGAGACGAAGATCAACCCAGAGAGCTTTTTGCAGTGTACGTAgtttaaagttataactgcacagacTGTAGAGTCTGACATGTTATATTTGTGACGGTGAAATTACATCTACAGAtctctgttattgttatttttatagttctgtccttttgttctttgtaatatttatgattattttgttcacttaaacaattaatattcctattattactattcgactggtcatcagttacttgaatgccctgtcatctgtcattgtgacttctgacagctgtcaatcagctgtcatctgtttgcaactcagaggattgtgggtcagaacagcCAGGAAAGCATGCTGgtttgcagactgcaaaatcAGATCAGATGTagcagaacatcctggtatttttggcatactgcatttgacatactatgtgttgggacatactaaatctctTTCTGGCGTACTGTATAGTGTGGTAGTCTGGGTATTGAACACACAGGAAATTAATGTAGAGTGAACAGTTTTCTGTGGAGCGTCCACAGTCTGACCGTTTGACCAGGCGAAGTATGAATAGCTCTCCCCTGCTGTAATGTATTTTAGGAGACAGAAATAGGTCcacttgcgtgtgtgtgtgtgtgtgtgtgtgtgtgtgtgtgtgtgtgagagagacagaaagagagaaacctACTTTTGGAGTCTGGAGGTGGGATGGTTATTTTTTGCATATTCTCTGGGGACATGAGGAGCGTTAGATAGTTTTTGTCCTCCTGCTTTGACAAAGTGTGTCTGTTTCACAAAATGTCCTCTGCAGCAGTGTTAATTTGGGAAACTATTTCAGATTTAGTCTTTATATGAAAATGCTTATTAGCACTTATTTGTTGCAGTTAACAGTTCAGAGAGCTGTGCTGTTTGCATGACAAGACAAAAGGTCTGCTGTTAgccacagtttatttaaatagatTTGAATATTGGCACCTATTTATGTCGTCAGTCTGCCAGACGTCCCGGAGCATCACATTTGTACCTGTTAATATGTTTACAGAGGGGAGCTGTTCGCCTCCCCACAGAGGAGCTCCCAGGAGTCCTCGCTGGGATGCAACAGCCTCCCgaatagccaatcagaggctttACCACAGGAAGTGTCAGCAGCACCTCAGGAGACCACCAAGGATGCCCCCGGCCCTGCTGAGCAGACCGAGGAGAGACGAGGATCACCTCAGTCTCCAGAGACACCCACCCTGAACAGGACGGATGGCCGACAGAGGATTCCTCAGCAGGCCGCCGACAACACCATCACCTCCAGTCCGTCCAACAAGGTCAGTCACTTCCTGTGAACATCTGATGCTCGCCACAAGAGTGCTAATGTAGATGGTGGATTTTCCAATTTGTCATGTTCATACTGACGAGTTACTGAAGATAGTTATTACGTTATGTTATGTGGCTCAGTGCCCTCTTTATCTCCACAACATATGTagtagggggaggagtcagacatcctgagggagcttggagtagctCCTTcctgttgaaaggggtcagttgaggtggttcaacatctgatcaggatcctcctgggcgcctcctgttagaggtgttccaggcacgtcccactggtaggaggccccggggcagacccagaacacactggagggattatatatctcatctggcctgggaacactcccggatcctccaggaggagctggaaagtgttactggggagagggacgtctggggtgctttgcttggactgctgcccccgcgacccggcccagGAAAAGCGGatgagatggatggatggatatttcaatctgctctgttgCAGTCTCTCAGTCACTGCCACAAATATCATGTTTTAAACAAGCACAGAAGTTTTACAGCTAATAGCAAGTtgttactaacaagctgaaacaaCAACACCTGTTTATGACTGACTGTTTAGCTCAGTTGTGTCTCAAAAAATAACctgtggtcatgtgacctgcatGCAGTGATTCTCCTCAGCAGAGGGAGCAGCAGAGTGGACAGGAGGACTGATAgtgactgatgtctgtgttctttattctttctaatCTTCACTCAGtcttgtgatgtcaggaatatgatttattttattgacattttagatttgtttctGGTGAGATACCGAGTTTATATTgtgatttaatgttttaatgttactgttgctgctctagaaacaacaTTTTGTTGTAAAATATTCAGTATTATCCCTGTTCTGAgtttattctttttcttttttaaataactgcttGTAAAATTTACAGCATAAGTTCTCTGAGAGTCTCTGCAGCAAAAATTTGTGTTGTAACTGAAATATCCCCAATCAAATCGATACTGAATCAGGAAATCAGTGGTGATACCCAGCCCTGCAAACAACTAAGCTGATGTTCAGGGCTTAGgttttttagtttttgacaGATGAGACTAAAGTGTTAGCAGAGTGTTGATGTCTGTGTCCTGTGTGTCTCAGCTCCGTCAGCGGACAGTCTCCCAGCAAACGAGCTTTGATGCACCAGGGCTGCGCTCTCCAGCCGGCAGGGTAGGGACACTCATGTTAATGGAGCGGGACTCATTCTGCTTATATTGGTGCAAAGTGTCCCGCTGACACTTGTGCATTTTTGTCTGTAAAGGGTGAACCAGAGTCTCAGCCCTTCAGAAGAACCACAGGCCCCTCCCACCGCAGACACGTGCGCACCATCCAGGAAGTGCGGACCACCGTCACGCGCATCATCACAGACGTGTATTATGAGGACGGCAAAGAGGTGGATCGCAAAGTCACGGAGGTAACTGACAGATTTCTCATTTCTCTGGAAGAGTTATTAAACTTAACTAGCAATTAGAAATCTTTGAGGGGTGGGTGTCGCCAGAGcagtctcctgtcctctgtcagataatgtgccATTATggtcacatatgaatccactgaccttgaagtccaggggccgtattcacaaacactcacagAGCTCCTAACTCAGCCTAAAAGATtttagtaagataagataagataagataagatacacctttatcgatcccataattgagaaattccagtgttacagcagtcaaggagaaagtcagattaaagatttcaaatttaaacttaaaaaacttaaataactaggcatgcaaataagtacaaaaaatacaagagacagtgataaataacaatgacaacaataataataataataataataaaaataataggaagtggataataatgagcagcagtgaatgaaaatgaccaGTGGATAAggtgcaagtgattgtatgtgcaaaaacagCAGACTGCTGTGGTGTCTAttaagtgtccatagtgtccctaaagtgtccatggtgcagtttactgtgagcagtgctggttatgtagcctgacagcagcaggcaggaaggacctgtgatagcgttccttcacacactttgggtgaatcagtctatcgctgaaggagctctccagagcttttatctcctcctgcagaggatgggagtcattagtcctcagagatgacgGCTTGCctgtaaaagatggctgatgccaccacagtgtcaaagaaggtcttcaggagcgccccctgcactccaaaagacctgagccgcctcagcaggtagagtctgctttggcctttcctgtacagtgctgttatgtgatcggtccagtccagtttattgttaagatgaacacccaggtacttataagatgtcaccatctcaatgtcatttgcctggatgttcaccggtgttggggggaggagtctgcgcctgcggagatccaccaccagctctttggttttccccgcGTTGATCTGAAGGTAGTTCCTCAGGCACTggtccacaaagtcctggttcaattctctgtactccctgtcacccccatctgtgatgaggccgactatggcagagtcatcagagaacttctgcagatgacaggtgggggtgaaaagtctgcagtgtagagggtgaagaggaacggtgCCAGCACCATCCCCTGTGGGGCCCccgtactgcagacaaccaagtccgatacacaatcctgggtcctgacatactgcggccggtccgtgaggtagtccaggatccaggatgtgaggtgattagccacccctatgtgctccagtttgtccctcagaagcgcaggctgtatggtgttgaaagcgctggagaaatcaaagaacatgattctcacagagcttccaggcttctccaggtgatgaagagctctatgcaggaggaagatgacggcgtcgtccaccccaatgccaggctggtaggcaaactgcagcgggTCCATTGAAGGGCCTACTGCGGGGCGGAGACGAGATAGGACCAGGcgctccagagtcttcatgaggtgtgatgttaatgccaccggtctgaagctgctgaagtccttggggtgcggagtcttgggcacaggtaccacgcaggatgtcttccacagctgtggttctctccccagcctcaggctcaggttgaagatggtttCAACTATCCTGCAGAGTTGGTCTGCGCAGGActtcaggagcctggagctgatgcGGTCTGGACCTGCAGCCTTCCTCGTCTTTATCTtcctcagctgatctctcaGGTGAGGATGAGGGGGTTGCAGCCGTGATGTCTGGGCCAGGGGaggggcagactgatcaaatctattgaagaacagattcagatcattcacccaCTGCTGGTCGCCTCTGGCCTGGGagtctggttgtttgtgtcctgagtTTTCAGACCTCTCCAGACTCCGCTGACGTCGCTCTGCTGTAGCTGTTCCAAGGAGTCCTaacttaggagtgatttaggaaagttctcagagcaactctgagcaaggacgagacagaaacttttacctcagtgaggaggtgtgggCAACACTGTTGCTGggtgtgatgcattcttttaccacatgtgattggttgtcacaaaCACGCCCCTTTGTGACCCTGTAAGGTGAGGACACCCGGTGGCGATGAAaagaactgctgactgtgaaagtgttgtcttCGTTAGTGTGATcgctgctgatggaaggttgagacagactcacctcatcactgctgcactgatgtgtttttacagttttccaAATAATGATCATTTCATTTCCTGGCGTTAGCtttaggtgggaaatgtgtgcgtaTCCCTAATTGTTTCCACCgttttctcctctgattcaggagcctcttaaaagtcctcctccctgctcctaacatTTTTTCACCTTAGTAGCTCTTTGAAGGTctgagatgctctgtgaataacttttattttcacaaggacctagtcttgattttaaggggaaattctaagaaaacgtcacaactctaagaattttcttagaatttcatcACCAGGAGCGACTCAAGGAAGCTTTGTGCATCACAAGTTATcgccacccttcctgctgtaccTCAGATTCCTCAGCTTTATGCTTCAtttctctgtagagcttgggtacgGCCGTGTCTGTGAAAAAACGTGGGGGCGGAGTCACATATCTGGGTTCACCTGTTTTTAGCATGTAGCAAAAGCTGTGGTTTTCAACAGCGCTGCATGGACGCAGATCTTTATACAGGAAGCAGGTGATGGACTGTGTCTCAGCTCTCTCAcagttggatggtagttttgtcgagctaagtgtgtccagtgttggttgattcTTCTGTGGAGCAGGTTTAGCGTTAGcttggctgttagcagctaaagCTATCTCTGGACggtggagtgtgaggtgagccctaATGTTCGAAGTATTCccagagtgttttttttctcagatgaCACTGCTGTAAATCACGTGTGTCACATCCAAGTCCTCCTCCTGTGTGAAAAAATCTAATATAGTTCCAGATGTCTGATTTATACGCAGATGtcacatttctgatttctgtctctggtgcctccatctttgttttgatgaacttcctgctgACCTCACAAGGAAacaacatcagcaccatctagtggaccaaaagttgtattaaaatgtgtatttgtaaaaaaaaaaaatgtatatcatTAAAGATTGATACTATCGATATAATATCACCATGcaaaatatcgcgatactatgctgtatcaatttttcccCCACTCCTAAAATCTTCCTGACTTTAAAATGAATGTGATCACTTTTTTGATTGTTACCAGGAGAACGAGGAGCCAGTGGTGGACTGCCAGGTGTTGGACAGCGACATCTCCCCGTACCGCACAGGAAGCAGCTCTGTGACCTCCGGTGACCTCGCTGACATCAGTTCTTTGTCGTCCAAGGCGTCCAGCCTGCAGCACAGCTCTGGAGGAACCAGCAGCAGCGGCTTCACCAGGCCGGACTTCATCATGCCGCCCAGCCGAGGGGTCTTCAGGTACCGCCTCCACCTCACACTGCCGCTCAGCGCTCACTGTTTCTCCTCAGTGTTTCCTGTATAGTCTCTctgctgtgtctgtctgtgtctgtcagtaCTAGCTGCATACTGTGTcactccttcttcttctttgacttTCTAACACCCTGATATTTCTCAGTGATTCACTGATCCCTGCCTGCTTCAGGTGCAGGTTGCTCACAGGCATCAATCTGGGGTCATCAGACGCCCTCGTTCAGCGGGGAGCTTTTGATTTTGAGAGTCGCCCCAGATCAGTGCCTGCTGCAACCTGACCGGCTCCGTTCGTcccctctgtgtgtctgcagtccCAGGAGGGGAGGCGGGCATCAACAGAGGGGTCACAGGGGTCAAAGGGTAGGGTCAGTGGTCACGGTGAAGTCCCGGGCCTTCGTCCCGCTGTCCCCAAGAGGAAGGGCTAGAAGGGGCCGACCCCCGTCCCGCTCCTCCCCGTCCAGGTGAGTCCTCGCTGAGGCTCGCCTGCACTCAGAGAACCCATGGATGAGGCAGCAGAAACAGGCAAACTGCTTCAACCTGCACCACCCACACTGTCTCTAACAACACCTTCCTCCTTCCACTCATCTTCTCACTCACAGCTGCAACTAACCACTCACTCCAGTAGTCATTAATTTGTTGATTGATTTCTTAAgtgatcatgttttttttctgtaaatatgaaaaatgtgaaaacattcATCAGTCTCTCAGAGCTCAGCGTGACGACTtcacgttgtttttttttttctggccaaAACATCATAAATGACGTGTCAGAATCCTCACGCCTGAGAAACGAGAGAAAGTTTTTGTCAATAAATGAGCTGATCAAATCATCAGTTATCAAAATTGTTGATAGATTTTCCGTCAATCTGGCAGttaaaactttttcaaaatgttatgtTAAATTAAAGATGGATAGACGTTGAGGAGAAAGTGTATGTTAAAATTCTCGCCAGATGCCACCTGTTGTCTGAACAGATTCTGTTTCTCTCTCGAAGGGGAGGTGGTGTCGGCTCGCTGCAGAGGCTCAGCGCTCACGGCCTGCCTCATTCGT
The Epinephelus lanceolatus isolate andai-2023 chromosome 2, ASM4190304v1, whole genome shotgun sequence DNA segment above includes these coding regions:
- the tp53bp1 gene encoding TP53-binding protein 1 isoform X4 — encoded protein: MDPGGSELDSSLPQPENPCLIVEDSQPDSVALEDDPESSYRALLARRLSSLQPTARSPVLELISSPLGSRYSQSDSQSESSQNNNQAEPGVLMAADPSSAFQEESQVINICSPPNKKKCAAEDTEMDSGADSTTHCVQSEGGTSQFGFLELSQSQDLRGEAENSQEEEDIRPQPDSERRTKLAAEQNMSSRTSESQDNKAVRSEVSSSSSLESPGQSGRQLSVHALLHSQSLQASGEKDQQDCQILSSQEDMFDADKTGAAVDSTVSEPEQQGHPTPTPAHTLRLLHLSGQGTLVQESLSQSSVDYVAPTQDNFSHTPLIVPNSPTENEDGADEPMDTSLPPEDRAGEKDEPMETEAASKPHPSASTPVSQNSPGFVLERTLSLPSQPEFSHDMFVPTQSQDAPQQSDKKTVLSPRETQSQQLESAAFTLPLQLSVNTQSSSQVQKASAQIEEDSQATQIEELEEPPGVDTSDSAISHQRSESNGVPSESQTATSSKASISAESPKHHSECARNEPSSLSQKSDVHKKTSLNVENVNVKDSKSESKEASAADVVSCSQTKLDASDVTVNSCVQETPPDTTPHSLPSQSMICQTSPVDVTKTSVDSRKEGDTAKSPSIKSSSQKSGVVGNSQTDKVKQSEVDEEVVVMEEEEEEEEEGEGESTMGGGASAMALALSQSQVQSPEPMEEESEDRGEDSIIVVTDSDRDSQLPQKDVTSQSKTNSSQPIRDKVSVSTNGHESQTKKLHTAPDRLSQTEKAGPEPEGLKDKSLSDSSGEISFHFTLPKEGELIGPAVGATPPLINQLKQTLRHSTPIEITSFSEKSGVAGDVSADGAMAASDIVSGESGDDTTEKGDGKLSLRMKLVTPVEEGSSERFSLQKPALSEEDGSVVKVTTVAKAVTSPSVFSRVRQVHRQQETREDSQAGGNTTPVRGELFASPQRSSQESSLGCNSLPNSQSEALPQEVSAAPQETTKDAPGPAEQTEERRGSPQSPETPTLNRTDGRQRIPQQAADNTITSSPSNKLRQRTVSQQTSFDAPGLRSPAGRGEPESQPFRRTTGPSHRRHVRTIQEVRTTVTRIITDVYYEDGKEVDRKVTEENEEPVVDCQVLDSDISPYRTGSSSVTSGDLADISSLSSKASSLQHSSGGTSSSGFTRPDFIMPPSRGVFSPRRGGGHQQRGHRGQRVGSVVTVKSRAFVPLSPRGRARRGRPPSRSSPSRGGGVGSLQRLSAHGLPHSSSEDEPYTRMLPPRLPVSPTDGELPSHSDSLRSSPEEASSVGSSFVGLRVVAKWSSNGYFYSGRIIKDAGEGRFRLRFDDGYECEVAGKDILLCDPIPLETEVTALLEDEYFSIGVVRGHKTEGQDLFYCVERDGQKQWYNRTAVILSLEQGNKLREQHSLGPYEPSTPLAKASDISLDNLVEGKRRRRGAPGAQNTPNRSSSSSPRSPGPSGKRKLMTSEDGRAPAKRGRRGLGARAAQRVGVCNTSGSGTDLPGQSCDVMETHGPLPQNTTLFMGFAFMLTASSEVDRLTNKHTSDDEDDYVETGPYNKAYTESQLQAGGGFVLPDFNEEQCKAAYQSLLIADQHCRTRKYLLCLASGVPCVSHIWVRDCCKENKLLNYRNYLLPAGVGPDEAIVEWHPRCSPFKPLRVLLVFEKPVELWAQLITMGGGSSVRHFQADKDSSDIAAGKYDVVVTDHACPPLVEKNVTSQEVPLVSPEWIIQSVIRGERLGFHSKPQYRHDYSS